The following coding sequences lie in one Acipenser ruthenus chromosome 47, fAciRut3.2 maternal haplotype, whole genome shotgun sequence genomic window:
- the LOC117401232 gene encoding anoctamin-8 isoform X1, whose amino-acid sequence MLPRPQDTAPAPHQHTMPETGAAAAPAAAGSNADAETRHRHRSQAEGERAEPATQTASTGVLDKLFGKRLLQAGRYMMSHKSWMKTVPTENCDVLMTFAESTDDHTLLWLLNHIRLGIPELIIQIRHHKHTRVHAFFVTATYENLLRGAEEVGLRKPVKPEFGGGTRNFSCEEDYIYENIENEICFFSSQERQSIIRYWLENLRAKQGESLHNLHFLEGQPILPELAARGVIQQLFPLHEQRILSQLMKSWVQAVCEKQPLDDICDYFGVKIAMYFAWLGFYTTSMLYPAIIGFVLWMLTESDQTSRDICCVVFALFNVVWATLFLERWKRRGAELAYKWGTLDTPAESLEEPRPQFRGVKRLSPITGCEEFYYPPWKRMLFQYLVSLPVCLFCLCFVFLAMLICFELQEFVMGIKELPQVTRFIPKIILAITVTACDDVYRKIACWLNDRENYRLQSTFEKNLIIKIVLFQFVNSYLSLFYIGFYLKDMERLKEMLATLLIIRQFLQNVKEVLQPYLYERHKLGELTPKVLWDLLLSSVLKYGRMAAGKAQASPSEEASPGPGSGEKKCLNGGCGVPDEEEEEEEGVEQERQSEDEVESLMDCGLKLRKVSFIEKAERKGVAMAMQLEDSFLEEGSPTMVEKGMDPASVFELCDDIDNGYLETKEAPGEILVAPLAPGGDAPVSLRQRKRGHSAEREESKTKRESWIDPPKETFSSRLTQAEVESCMKKYEDTFQDYQEMFIQFGYVVLFSSAFPLAAMCALINNIIEIRSDAFKLCTGLQRPFGQRVESIGQWQNVMEAMGFVAIVVNCYLISQCGQLQRLFPWLSPEMAIISIVILEHFAVLLKYIIHVAIPDIPSWVADEMAKLEYQRREAFKKHERQAQQHFQQQQRRKREEEERQRQAEHHARRERDKDEGRGTDSSVGEHHHDKGHKPRSGGGSDKPKRPSSLLATNNVMKLKQIIPLQSKFNSGTARSPQSPTGGSEPKLPGFLSFKFLKSPENKKEAAAAAATVNEKSHSPTKSFNPGKLFNFGKSEGGPCANGAQARPGGDGPPDKLPTKSDLNGAPEEMPSTDSEPAHGAEPELPGSKN is encoded by the exons ATAAGCTCTTTGGAAAGAGGTTGCTGCAGGCTGGACGCTACATGATGTCCCACAAATCCTGGATGAAGACCGTGCCTACGGAGAACTGTGACGTACTGATGACATTTGCAG AATCCACAGACGACCACACGTTGCTATGGTTACTGAACCACATTCGGCTGGGCATCCCGGAGCTTATCATCCAGATCCGGCACCACAAACACACCCGAGTCCACGCCTTCTTCGTCACGGCGACCTACGAGAA CCTGCTGCGGGGGGCGGAGGAGGTGGGGCTGCGCAAACCTGTCAAACCCGAGTTCGGGGGCGGGACTCGCAACTTCTCCTGTGAGGAGGACTACATCTACGAGAACATCGAGAACGAGATCTGCTTCTTCAGCTCGCAG GAGAGACAGAGCATCATCCGCTACTGGCTGGAGAACCTGCGGGCGAAACAGGGCGAGTCGCTGCACAACCTCCACTTCCTGGAAGGGCAGCCAATCC TACCGGAGCTGGCCGCTAGGGGCGTCATCCAGCAGCTCTTCCCGCTCCACGAACAGAGGATTCTAAGCCAGCTCATGAAGTCCTGGGTGCAAGCTGTGTGTGAGAAACAGCCGCTAG ATGATATCTGTGATTATTTCGGTGTGAAGATCGCCATGTACTTTGCCTGGCTGGGCTTCTACACCACCTCCATGCTCTACCCGGCCATCATCGGCTTCGTTCTGTGGATGCTGACCGAGTCtgaccag ACGAGCAGGGATATCTGCTGCGTGGTCTTCGCTCTCTTCAACGTGGTCTGGGCCACTCTCTTCCTGGAGCGGTGGAAGCGCCGGGGGGCGGAGCTTGCCTACAAGTGGGGGACGCTGGACACGCCCGCTGAGAGCCTGGAAGAGCCACGCCCACAGTTCCGG GGAGTGAAGCGGCTGAGCCCGATCACTGGCTGTGAGGAGTTCTACTACCCCCCCTGGAAGAGAATGCTGTTCCAGTACCTGGTCAGCCTCCCCGTGTGCCTCTTCTGTCTGTGCTTTGTCTTCCTGGCCATGCTCATCTGCTTCGAGCTGCAG GAGTTTGTGATGGGGATCAAGGAGCTTCCTCAAGTGACCAGGTTCATCCCCAAAATCATACTGGCCATCACTGTGACAGCCTGCGACGATGTCTACAGGAAGATTGCCTGCTGGCTCAATGATAGGG AAAACTACAGACTCCAGAGTACCTTTGAGAAAAACCTCATTATCAAAATCGTTCTA TTTCAGTTTGTCAATTCTTATCTCAGCCTTTTCTACATCGGGTTCTATCTCAAAGACATGGAGCGTCTGAAAGAG ATGCTGGCCACCCTGCTGATAATCCGTCAGTTCCTTCAGAACGTCAAGGAGGTGCTGCAGCCCTACCTGTATGAGAGGCACAAGCTGGGGGAGCTGACCCCGAAGGTGCTGTGGGATCTCCTCCTCTCCTCGGTGCTTAAATACGGGCGCATGGCCGCGGGAAAGGCCCAGGCTTCGCCCTCGGAAGAGGCCTCTCCGGGTCCAGGGAGCGGGGAGAAGAAGTGTCTGAACGGGGGGTGCGGGGTCCCagacgaggaagaggaggaggaggagggggtggagcAGGAGAGGCAGAGCGAGGATGAGGTGGAGAGCCTCATGGACTGCGGCCTCAAGCTGAGGAAGGTGAGCTTCATCGAGAAGGCGGAGCGGAAGGGGGTCGCCATGGCGATGCAGCTGGAGGACAGCTTCCTGGAGGAGGGCAGCCCCACCATGGTGGAGAAGGGCATGGACCCAGCCTCGGTGTTCGAGCTTTGCGATGACATCGACAACGGCTACCTCGAAACCAAGGAGGCCCCCGGAGAGATCCTGGTGGCCCCGCTGGCCCCCGGCGGGGATGCGCCCGTCTCGCTGCGGCAAAGGAAGAGGGGCCACTCTGCGGAGAGGGAGGAGTCCAAAACCAAGAGAGAGTCCTGGATCGACCCCCCCAAAGAGACCTTCTCCTCCCGGCTCACCCAGGCGGAGGTAGAGAGCTGTATGAAGAAGTACGAG GACACCTTCCAGGATTACCAGGAGATGTTCATTCAGTTTGGATACGTGGTGCTCTTCTCGTCAGCGTTCCCCCTGGCCGCCATGTGCGCGCTCATCAACAACATCATCGAGATCCGCAGCGATGCCTTCAAGCTGTGCACCGGGCTGCAGAGGCCCTTCGGACAGCGAGTCGAGAGCATCGGGCAGTGGCAG aaCGTGATGGAGGCCATGGGCTTTGTTGCCATTGTTGTAAACTGTTACCTGATTAGTCAGTGTGGGCAGCTACAGCGCCTGTTCCCCTGGCTCAGCCCAGAGATGGCCATCATCTCCATTGTCATCCTGGAG CACTTTGCTGTCCTGCTGAAGTACATCATTCACGTTGCAATCCCAGACATCCCTTCCTGGGTGGCTGATGAAATGGCAAAGCTGGAGTATCAACGCAGGGAAGCCTTCAAG AAGCACGAGCGGCAGGCTCAGCAGCACTTCCAGCAACAGCAGCGCaggaagagggaggaggaggagaggcagaggcAGGCGGAGCACCACGCCAGGCGGGAGAGGGACAAGGACGAGGGCCGTGGGACGGACTCCTCGGTGGGGGAGCACCATCACGACAAGGGCCACAAGCCCCGCTCCGGAGGGGGCTCCGACAAGCCCAAGAGGCCCAGCTCCCTGCTGGCCACCAACAACGTGATGAAGCTGAAGCAGATCATCCCCCTGCAGAGCAAGTTCAACTCGGGCACGGCCCGGTCGCCACAGTCCCCCACGGGCGGCAGCGAGCCCAAACTCCCCGGCTTCCTCAGCTTCAAGTTCCTGAAGTCTCCCGAGAACAAGaaggaggcagcagcagcagcagccactgTCAACGAGAAGAGCCATTCCCCCACCAAGTCCTTCAATCCAGGGAAACTCTTCAACTTCGGGAAATCTGAAGGGGGCCCCTGTGCCAACGGGGCCCAGGCCAGACCCGGGGGGGACGGCCCGCCGGACAAACTGCCCACCAAGTCGGACCTGAATGGGGCGCCGGAGGAAATGCCTTCGACGGACTCCGAACCCGCCCACGGCGCTGAGCCCGAGCTGCCAGGCTCCAAAAACTAA
- the LOC117401232 gene encoding anoctamin-8 isoform X2, with translation MMSHKSWMKTVPTENCDVLMTFAESTDDHTLLWLLNHIRLGIPELIIQIRHHKHTRVHAFFVTATYENLLRGAEEVGLRKPVKPEFGGGTRNFSCEEDYIYENIENEICFFSSQERQSIIRYWLENLRAKQGESLHNLHFLEGQPILPELAARGVIQQLFPLHEQRILSQLMKSWVQAVCEKQPLDDICDYFGVKIAMYFAWLGFYTTSMLYPAIIGFVLWMLTESDQTSRDICCVVFALFNVVWATLFLERWKRRGAELAYKWGTLDTPAESLEEPRPQFRGVKRLSPITGCEEFYYPPWKRMLFQYLVSLPVCLFCLCFVFLAMLICFELQEFVMGIKELPQVTRFIPKIILAITVTACDDVYRKIACWLNDRENYRLQSTFEKNLIIKIVLFQFVNSYLSLFYIGFYLKDMERLKEMLATLLIIRQFLQNVKEVLQPYLYERHKLGELTPKVLWDLLLSSVLKYGRMAAGKAQASPSEEASPGPGSGEKKCLNGGCGVPDEEEEEEEGVEQERQSEDEVESLMDCGLKLRKVSFIEKAERKGVAMAMQLEDSFLEEGSPTMVEKGMDPASVFELCDDIDNGYLETKEAPGEILVAPLAPGGDAPVSLRQRKRGHSAEREESKTKRESWIDPPKETFSSRLTQAEVESCMKKYEDTFQDYQEMFIQFGYVVLFSSAFPLAAMCALINNIIEIRSDAFKLCTGLQRPFGQRVESIGQWQNVMEAMGFVAIVVNCYLISQCGQLQRLFPWLSPEMAIISIVILEHFAVLLKYIIHVAIPDIPSWVADEMAKLEYQRREAFKKHERQAQQHFQQQQRRKREEEERQRQAEHHARRERDKDEGRGTDSSVGEHHHDKGHKPRSGGGSDKPKRPSSLLATNNVMKLKQIIPLQSKFNSGTARSPQSPTGGSEPKLPGFLSFKFLKSPENKKEAAAAAATVNEKSHSPTKSFNPGKLFNFGKSEGGPCANGAQARPGGDGPPDKLPTKSDLNGAPEEMPSTDSEPAHGAEPELPGSKN, from the exons ATGATGTCCCACAAATCCTGGATGAAGACCGTGCCTACGGAGAACTGTGACGTACTGATGACATTTGCAG AATCCACAGACGACCACACGTTGCTATGGTTACTGAACCACATTCGGCTGGGCATCCCGGAGCTTATCATCCAGATCCGGCACCACAAACACACCCGAGTCCACGCCTTCTTCGTCACGGCGACCTACGAGAA CCTGCTGCGGGGGGCGGAGGAGGTGGGGCTGCGCAAACCTGTCAAACCCGAGTTCGGGGGCGGGACTCGCAACTTCTCCTGTGAGGAGGACTACATCTACGAGAACATCGAGAACGAGATCTGCTTCTTCAGCTCGCAG GAGAGACAGAGCATCATCCGCTACTGGCTGGAGAACCTGCGGGCGAAACAGGGCGAGTCGCTGCACAACCTCCACTTCCTGGAAGGGCAGCCAATCC TACCGGAGCTGGCCGCTAGGGGCGTCATCCAGCAGCTCTTCCCGCTCCACGAACAGAGGATTCTAAGCCAGCTCATGAAGTCCTGGGTGCAAGCTGTGTGTGAGAAACAGCCGCTAG ATGATATCTGTGATTATTTCGGTGTGAAGATCGCCATGTACTTTGCCTGGCTGGGCTTCTACACCACCTCCATGCTCTACCCGGCCATCATCGGCTTCGTTCTGTGGATGCTGACCGAGTCtgaccag ACGAGCAGGGATATCTGCTGCGTGGTCTTCGCTCTCTTCAACGTGGTCTGGGCCACTCTCTTCCTGGAGCGGTGGAAGCGCCGGGGGGCGGAGCTTGCCTACAAGTGGGGGACGCTGGACACGCCCGCTGAGAGCCTGGAAGAGCCACGCCCACAGTTCCGG GGAGTGAAGCGGCTGAGCCCGATCACTGGCTGTGAGGAGTTCTACTACCCCCCCTGGAAGAGAATGCTGTTCCAGTACCTGGTCAGCCTCCCCGTGTGCCTCTTCTGTCTGTGCTTTGTCTTCCTGGCCATGCTCATCTGCTTCGAGCTGCAG GAGTTTGTGATGGGGATCAAGGAGCTTCCTCAAGTGACCAGGTTCATCCCCAAAATCATACTGGCCATCACTGTGACAGCCTGCGACGATGTCTACAGGAAGATTGCCTGCTGGCTCAATGATAGGG AAAACTACAGACTCCAGAGTACCTTTGAGAAAAACCTCATTATCAAAATCGTTCTA TTTCAGTTTGTCAATTCTTATCTCAGCCTTTTCTACATCGGGTTCTATCTCAAAGACATGGAGCGTCTGAAAGAG ATGCTGGCCACCCTGCTGATAATCCGTCAGTTCCTTCAGAACGTCAAGGAGGTGCTGCAGCCCTACCTGTATGAGAGGCACAAGCTGGGGGAGCTGACCCCGAAGGTGCTGTGGGATCTCCTCCTCTCCTCGGTGCTTAAATACGGGCGCATGGCCGCGGGAAAGGCCCAGGCTTCGCCCTCGGAAGAGGCCTCTCCGGGTCCAGGGAGCGGGGAGAAGAAGTGTCTGAACGGGGGGTGCGGGGTCCCagacgaggaagaggaggaggaggagggggtggagcAGGAGAGGCAGAGCGAGGATGAGGTGGAGAGCCTCATGGACTGCGGCCTCAAGCTGAGGAAGGTGAGCTTCATCGAGAAGGCGGAGCGGAAGGGGGTCGCCATGGCGATGCAGCTGGAGGACAGCTTCCTGGAGGAGGGCAGCCCCACCATGGTGGAGAAGGGCATGGACCCAGCCTCGGTGTTCGAGCTTTGCGATGACATCGACAACGGCTACCTCGAAACCAAGGAGGCCCCCGGAGAGATCCTGGTGGCCCCGCTGGCCCCCGGCGGGGATGCGCCCGTCTCGCTGCGGCAAAGGAAGAGGGGCCACTCTGCGGAGAGGGAGGAGTCCAAAACCAAGAGAGAGTCCTGGATCGACCCCCCCAAAGAGACCTTCTCCTCCCGGCTCACCCAGGCGGAGGTAGAGAGCTGTATGAAGAAGTACGAG GACACCTTCCAGGATTACCAGGAGATGTTCATTCAGTTTGGATACGTGGTGCTCTTCTCGTCAGCGTTCCCCCTGGCCGCCATGTGCGCGCTCATCAACAACATCATCGAGATCCGCAGCGATGCCTTCAAGCTGTGCACCGGGCTGCAGAGGCCCTTCGGACAGCGAGTCGAGAGCATCGGGCAGTGGCAG aaCGTGATGGAGGCCATGGGCTTTGTTGCCATTGTTGTAAACTGTTACCTGATTAGTCAGTGTGGGCAGCTACAGCGCCTGTTCCCCTGGCTCAGCCCAGAGATGGCCATCATCTCCATTGTCATCCTGGAG CACTTTGCTGTCCTGCTGAAGTACATCATTCACGTTGCAATCCCAGACATCCCTTCCTGGGTGGCTGATGAAATGGCAAAGCTGGAGTATCAACGCAGGGAAGCCTTCAAG AAGCACGAGCGGCAGGCTCAGCAGCACTTCCAGCAACAGCAGCGCaggaagagggaggaggaggagaggcagaggcAGGCGGAGCACCACGCCAGGCGGGAGAGGGACAAGGACGAGGGCCGTGGGACGGACTCCTCGGTGGGGGAGCACCATCACGACAAGGGCCACAAGCCCCGCTCCGGAGGGGGCTCCGACAAGCCCAAGAGGCCCAGCTCCCTGCTGGCCACCAACAACGTGATGAAGCTGAAGCAGATCATCCCCCTGCAGAGCAAGTTCAACTCGGGCACGGCCCGGTCGCCACAGTCCCCCACGGGCGGCAGCGAGCCCAAACTCCCCGGCTTCCTCAGCTTCAAGTTCCTGAAGTCTCCCGAGAACAAGaaggaggcagcagcagcagcagccactgTCAACGAGAAGAGCCATTCCCCCACCAAGTCCTTCAATCCAGGGAAACTCTTCAACTTCGGGAAATCTGAAGGGGGCCCCTGTGCCAACGGGGCCCAGGCCAGACCCGGGGGGGACGGCCCGCCGGACAAACTGCCCACCAAGTCGGACCTGAATGGGGCGCCGGAGGAAATGCCTTCGACGGACTCCGAACCCGCCCACGGCGCTGAGCCCGAGCTGCCAGGCTCCAAAAACTAA
- the LOC117966191 gene encoding DET1- and DDB1-associated protein 1 isoform X2 yields MADFLKGLPVYNKSNFSRFHADSMCKASNRRPSVYLPTREYPSEQIIVTEKTNILLRYLHQQWDKKNAAKKREQEQEQGESPAPPRKIARTDSQDMNEDT; encoded by the exons ATG GCGGATTTCTTAAAAGGTCTGCCCGTTTACAACAAGAGCAATTTCAGCCGGTTCCATGCAGACTCGATGTGCAAAGCGTCA AACAGGAGACCGTCTGTCTACCTCCCCACGCGGGAATACCCGTCCGAACAGA tcaTAGTCACTGAGAAGACTAACATCCTCCTGCGCTATCTCCATCAACAGTGGGACAAAAAG AACGCCGCAAAAAAGCGGGAGCAGGAACAAGAGCAGGGAGAGAGCCCGGCGCCCCCGAGGAAAATCGCCCGGACagacagccaggacatgaacgaGGACACTTAG
- the LOC117966191 gene encoding DET1- and DDB1-associated protein 1 isoform X1, which produces MEKADFLKGLPVYNKSNFSRFHADSMCKASNRRPSVYLPTREYPSEQIIVTEKTNILLRYLHQQWDKKNAAKKREQEQEQGESPAPPRKIARTDSQDMNEDT; this is translated from the exons ATGGAGAAG GCGGATTTCTTAAAAGGTCTGCCCGTTTACAACAAGAGCAATTTCAGCCGGTTCCATGCAGACTCGATGTGCAAAGCGTCA AACAGGAGACCGTCTGTCTACCTCCCCACGCGGGAATACCCGTCCGAACAGA tcaTAGTCACTGAGAAGACTAACATCCTCCTGCGCTATCTCCATCAACAGTGGGACAAAAAG AACGCCGCAAAAAAGCGGGAGCAGGAACAAGAGCAGGGAGAGAGCCCGGCGCCCCCGAGGAAAATCGCCCGGACagacagccaggacatgaacgaGGACACTTAG